ATTCTTTAACTGCCCAAAAAACAGCTGATGACACTATAAATAAGCAAAATACAGCGATATCTGATAAATATACGGCATCAGTACCCGTAACTTATCCAGTCATCGACGAGTGGAAAAACTATAAATATAGCATTAGTGGCAGTAAGATTTTAACTTCAGGAAAACTACCAACCACTAAGGTGAATTTTAATCAAACAGATTTATTAACTGTTCTTGTCAATACTAGACAGTATTTTCAAAACTATTCTTCAGAAGACCCAGATGTTCAACGTAAAGGGCTGCTTGGGACTCAAGAAGTATCAGTTCAAGATATGCTCAAAACGTTGGATTTCATGATTAGTACTTTACAAGAAGATATCGCCAAACGTCGAGCGACTCGTTTACAAGACCCTAATTTCATCAACAGTAATTTTCGAGTGATCAAATGGTCTGCTTATAACCCAAGCAATCGCAAGCAAGAGAAATTACGAATTACCAAATACGCTGTGTTTACTCATCCAGGTTCTCGCAAAAAAACCTCTAAATTTAACACATCAATCTATAGTTTAAAAGATAACGCTAACACCGATAAATTTTACACCAAATATACCAAACAAGATGTTTTATCAGGTATTTATGAACCAGGTGGTAAAGAATTTGGTAAAGTTCAACCTCTAGCTTATTTAACACGGGATGGTTTAGAAGAAGCACTAATGGAGGGAACAATCCTGATTAATTTCACAGATGGTTCTAAAGCATTTTTCAACGTAGATAGAAATAATGGCATGTCTTATATTCGCGGATTGAAAGCGACAGCACAAAAGCGTTATTGGTATTTTAGACAAGTTGATGCTATTAAAGGTTATGGATACAAAATAGATGCAAAAATTTCTATTAAGCCAGGAGTAACTTTTGCTGGAGACGTGCTGAATATTGGATTAGGTAAAGTGATTGTACTTGAACATACTCAAGGTGGGCGTAAACGCTTGCAAATGGGAGTGATTGCAGATACAGGTGGAGCATTTTTACCCAATCTTCATCAACTCGATTTTTTAGCAGGTATTTTTCAGAATAAAAATGATTTTGGACAAAATATTAGGCAACTGCCTGAATATGCTACAGCCTACATTTTAGTCAAAAAGTGAAAAGCTTAAAAAGCCATTTTTCAAAACTTTTATGCCTTTGTGCAGTTTGGGTTATATTTGGGCTTAATTTTCGTCTAAGTCCCGTAGGGCTTACGCACACTCTACCAATTCTTCTCTTCGAGACGCTTCGCGAAGGCGTTCTTGGCGTCTTGGTGAGTCCACTTGCCGTCTTGGCGCCTTGCGTCGATGGCAAAGTGGCGAACCCGAAGGGCGGTTCGATAAATTAAGCTTTTTGGTAATTTTTGCGTAAGTCCTGTCCCGTTAGGCAAACAAGCACCTGGGTATAAAACTGCTCAGAAGGCTCTCAATCGTTTTATTGCTGAACTAATCGGTTCAGTTTAGCTGTTTGGGGAATTCGCCAACGGTATCCATATCTCGGCTCAACAAGGGGTTGAGCAACTAATCAATCCTTATCTTGCTTTTTTCTGACTTTTTCAGCAAGCCCTACATCGGTTGAAAGCTTAGGAAGGAAAGGGTTATGGCGTTTAAGGGTGGTTTTTTTGGCAAAAAAAATACCTGTAACTCGAAAAATTCACAAATTCAAGTTGGGAAACGTCTCAATATTGAGTAAAAAACACTTGGCTATGAAACCAAAGTATTTTTTTTACAAAGGTAAAGCTCAACTACTGTTTAATCAGTAACTCGTTCAAAGTTCAAGGATATCAAGTCTATGAAATCTCTAATGAAAACATTTCTTGGTTTTTTGTTTACAGTAATAATCGCCATTACTGGTTTTCAGAGTACTGCTAGTGCAGCACCAGCATTAAATGCGTTTGTCGGTAATTGGGTAGCAGCAGTAAACCCAGGTACAACTGTCGTAACCATCACAGAAGTCAACAACATTGTTACAGCAAAATACATAAATACAGACACTGGTAAGCAATTTCGAGGCCCTTTTACTGGCTTTGAGTTAGACTTGTATACTCCGGTAATAAATCTGAATTTCAATGACTCCTTGTATCCAAACTGGAGCGAAAACACAGGAGTTCTCTCTGCTGATGGGAAGACGATTTATTGGACATCTGGTCAACATTGGGTTAAAAAGTAGAAACAAAATCCTGCGAAAGGTTGTTTAAAAAACCTTTCGCACTCGTTCTAAGTAGGTAGGCACGATTAAACCGAACTATATAAAGTTATGTAAAGCACTATAAACGCTTTAAAAAATAAGCTTTTAAGCGATTTACATTTATTAATCTAGTTGTGTTTTTTAACGCCCACCTACTTACTTTAGTAAGCTATAGCAGGAGGCAGGAGGTAAAACATTACTGTACCTAACATTCACGCTCTTCATATGTCCTAATCTATGTGACTACAGCTATACGTCTAGAATTCTTTTAGAGGATGTCTCTTAAGTCTAATTTAATACTGCCCCTAGCGACTAGAAGTCGCGGCTATACATACAAAACCCGCCTACGCGGGTTGAAAAAGCTTGATTTTCGGTTAGTCCGCGCAGGCGGACTTAGCTTGTGTAGTAGCACATTATATTCAACCAATACTTAAGAGACATCCTCTAAGCTCGAATTTATCCAAAATTAAGAACTCGGTTTTCTTTATCCGGCAAAAACTCTGGCTTTTTAGCAAATACTTTTTCCACGTCACAGATTATCGATGAAGTTAAAAAAGTAAAACTACCGTCCCACAGAGGTTTCAGCGATAGCGATCGCGTTGCCAAAAAAATGGATAAAGTGGAGCTTAGAGGGGTAGGGTTAGGGCAACAGTGCATCCCACGGCGCGCATCCGTGGGATTGAGATAGGGGTATAGAAACAATTGCTCAAAGACTATCAGTATTAACCACGATTGTCAATTTGGGCGCGTTGCAAACTTCCGGAAAAGTCAACATAAACACTTTTCCATTCAGTAAATACATCTAAGGCTGTAGTTCCAGCTTCACGGTGTCCGTTACCGGTTTGTTTGACACCACCAAAAGGCAAGTGTACCTCAGCACCAATGGTAGGGCCATTAATGTAGGTGATTCCTGCTTCGATATCACGCATGGCAGTAAAAGCGCGGTTAATGTCGCGGGTGTAAACTGAGGAAGAAAGACCATAATTGCTATCGTTGAGGATAGCGATCGCTTCCTCAAATGAGCTAACCTCAATTAGTGCCACCACTGGCCCAAATATCTCTTCACGGGCAACCCGCATCTGGGGAGTGACATCATCTAAAATAGTTGGTTGAAAAAAATAACCTTCTTTTAGCGAACCAACACTTGCAATTTCCCCACCAATTAACACCTTTGCTCCTTCCTCACGGGCAATGTGCAAATATTGACTCACCCGTTGCAGTTGTCTTTCGTTAATTATCGGGCCGATATCTGTATCAGGGTCAGTGCCAGCACCCAGGCGTAACTTACTGGTACGCTGATGCAGCATGGTAGTAAATTTTTCCTTGATGTCACGATGTAAAATCAAGCGGCTAGTTGCCGTACACCGCTGACCGGTAGTACCAAAAGCCCCCCAAACTGCCCCATCTAATGCCAGTTCCAAGTCAGCATCTTCCATCACCACTTGGGCATTTTTGCCCCCCATCTCCAGACAGACACGCTTGTGAGTGCGTCCGCAAGTCGCACCCACAAAAGCACCCGTTTCTGAAGAACCGGTAAAAGACACCAAATCAACATCAGGATGTTCAACCAAGGCTTTACCCACCTCTTCACCCACACCATGCACCAAGTTAATTACTCCTGGTGGTAAACCTGCGGCTGCAAAAATCTCAATTAATTTAGTTGCACAAGCTGGAGTATCTTCAGCGGGTTTGAGAATCACAGTATTACCACAAACCAAAGCCGGCATAGCTTTCCAGCAAGGAATTGCCACTGGGAAATTCCACGGTGTAATTAAAGCACAGACTCCTATGGGCGTCCGTACCGTCATGGCAAATTTATTCGGCATTTCCGAAGGTGTAGTTTGCCCGAATAGTCGCCGCCCTTCACCAGCACTGTAAAAAGCGCAGTCAATACCTTCTTGCACATCTCCCCTGGCTTCTGTCAGGGGCTTACCCATTTCCCGACTAATTAATTGGGCAAGTTCTTCTTTATGCTGGAGTAATAATTCACCAACGCGAAATACATATTCTGCCCTAGCTGGTGCAGGAACTTTTCGCCAACTGTGATAAGCTTTGCGGGCTGCGGCTACTGCTGTATCTACATCATCAGCTTGGGAACGCGGGAAGGTAGCAACGATTTCATCTATCAAAGCAGGGTTGTGGCTTTCTAGGATATTTCCCGTTGCAGCACTCAACCATTGACCATCGATGTAATTGCGGCAAGTTAGTGTAGTTGTCATAACCAAATTCCAATTCCTCAAAGGTATGAATGCACAACTACTACTACCCCACCAAGCAAAACTCTAAATAGGTATTCAGTAAATCGTACACTCACCTAGTGGGGTGCATTGTAGCGTAATCTCAATCAGACCTGCCACAAATTGAGATGGGGGGATGGGGGGATGGGGAGATGAGGGGGATGGGGTGCAGGGGGGATGGGGAGATGAGGGGGATGAGGAGATAAAGGAGATAACTCCAAACTTCTAACTTCTAACTCCAAACTTCTAACTCCAAACTCCTAACTCCAAACTCCAAACTCCAAACTCCAAACTCCTAACTTCTAACTCCTAACTCCGCACTTCTTCAAGGCACTAACGCCAAAACAGCAGCAGGAGAACCTGAACCATCCCGCAACCGAAGAATTCCAATGACCAGAGTAGTACCTTTAGGCGGCAGTTGATCTAAATTCGTGAGGTTTTCCAGTACAATGCGCGATTGTTCTAATACTAGGCGGTTTGTAGCAAAACTGTTATCCTGTCCTGGGTCTACACCGTGAGTATCAATTCCTATACCGACAATTTGCCGTTCATTTAGTAGGAAGTGAGTAGCATCGCTGCTAAAACCTGGAAAATGAAAAGTTCCTTCAGCATCTCGATTGAAGAATGCATCTTTATCCAACCATTTATCTTGCCAGCCAGTATTCAGTAACACCACACTACCAGAAGAAATCTGATTATATTTTTCTT
Above is a window of Nostoc sp. UHCC 0702 DNA encoding:
- a CDS encoding aldehyde dehydrogenase family protein translates to MTTTLTCRNYIDGQWLSAATGNILESHNPALIDEIVATFPRSQADDVDTAVAAARKAYHSWRKVPAPARAEYVFRVGELLLQHKEELAQLISREMGKPLTEARGDVQEGIDCAFYSAGEGRRLFGQTTPSEMPNKFAMTVRTPIGVCALITPWNFPVAIPCWKAMPALVCGNTVILKPAEDTPACATKLIEIFAAAGLPPGVINLVHGVGEEVGKALVEHPDVDLVSFTGSSETGAFVGATCGRTHKRVCLEMGGKNAQVVMEDADLELALDGAVWGAFGTTGQRCTATSRLILHRDIKEKFTTMLHQRTSKLRLGAGTDPDTDIGPIINERQLQRVSQYLHIAREEGAKVLIGGEIASVGSLKEGYFFQPTILDDVTPQMRVAREEIFGPVVALIEVSSFEEAIAILNDSNYGLSSSVYTRDINRAFTAMRDIEAGITYINGPTIGAEVHLPFGGVKQTGNGHREAGTTALDVFTEWKSVYVDFSGSLQRAQIDNRG
- a CDS encoding cyclase family protein yields the protein MMESHNQRTITYSRVIHLSHVIDTGIPQWPGDPPVEFATVAELSQDGYYLRRFSLGEHSSTHMNAPNSFHSSSVGIDQYSANSLVVPAIVIDIREVAAIYPDYALTIADILAWEEKYNQISSGSVVLLNTGWQDKWLDKDAFFNRDAEGTFHFPGFSSDATHFLLNERQIVGIGIDTHGVDPGQDNSFATNRLVLEQSRIVLENLTNLDQLPPKGTTLVIGILRLRDGSGSPAAVLALVP